In a single window of the Ancylobacter polymorphus genome:
- a CDS encoding YqaA family protein, whose product MLRRLYQWVIDLAERPSAPWALAGVSFAESSFFPVPPDVMLVPMCLARPSRAWWYATVCTLASVVGGLFGYAIGALLYDSLGLFLIQLYGYGAKVDAFTEAYQRYGHWIILIKGLTPIPYKVVTITSGFAHYSLFWFIVLSVVTRGLRFFMVAGLLYWIGPAARTFIEERLGLVTAAFAVLVVGGVLAAVYLF is encoded by the coding sequence CAATGGGTGATCGACCTCGCCGAGCGCCCCTCTGCGCCTTGGGCGCTGGCCGGGGTTTCCTTTGCCGAAAGCTCGTTCTTTCCGGTGCCTCCGGATGTGATGCTGGTGCCGATGTGCCTGGCACGGCCCTCGCGCGCCTGGTGGTACGCGACCGTGTGCACGCTCGCCTCGGTCGTGGGCGGCCTGTTCGGCTATGCGATCGGTGCGCTGCTCTACGACTCGCTCGGTCTGTTCCTGATCCAGCTTTATGGCTATGGCGCCAAGGTGGACGCCTTCACCGAGGCGTATCAGCGCTATGGTCACTGGATCATCCTGATCAAGGGACTGACTCCGATCCCCTACAAGGTGGTGACGATCACCTCGGGCTTCGCCCATTACAGCCTGTTCTGGTTCATCGTGCTTTCGGTCGTCACCCGCGGCCTGCGCTTCTTCATGGTGGCGGGCCTGCTTTACTGGATCGGGCCGGCCGCGCGGACCTTCATCGAGGAACGGCTCGGGCTGGTGACGGCGGCCTTTGCCGTGCTGGTCGTGGGCGGCGTGCTGGCGGCGGTGTATCTGTTCTGA